The following nucleotide sequence is from Thermoflexus hugenholtzii JAD2.
CGTTTTCATCTCTCACCTCCTGGTCATGGGGCGGGGCGGATGACCACCATGTGGACGTTAGTCATCTCCTCGATGGCGTAGCGCAACCCTTCCCGCCCCAATCCGCTTCCCTTCACCCCCCCGTAGGGCATATGATCCGCTCGGAAGCTGGGGGTGTCGTTGATAATGATGCCGCCGAAATCCAGCCCCTGGACCGCCCGCAGCACCCGGTTGATGTCCCGGGTGAAGACGGCCACCTGGAGCCCGTATTCGGTGGCGTTAGCGGCGGCGATGGCCTCCTCGAAGTCGTCCGCCTCCAGCACCGAGGCCACCGGCCCGAAGACCTCCTCCCGCACCACCCGCATCTCGGGCCGCACCCGGATCAGGACGGTGGGCCACACCACCGGCCCCTCCCGCCGGCCCCCGGTGACGGCCTGGGCGCCGCCGCCCAGGGCCTCCTGGATCCATCCCTCCACCCGCATGGCCTCTCGCTCGTCGATGAGCGGCCCCACATCCACCCGTTCGTCCAGGGGATCGCCCACCACCATCTCTGAGGCCGCGCGGCTGAAGGTCTCTACCAGCGGCTCGAAGATCCTCCGAACGCCATAGATCCGCTGGACCGAGATGCACACCTGGCCGGAGTTGTAGAAGGCCCCCACCGCCAGCCGCCGCGCCACCCAATCCAGATCCTGGACGTCCTCGGCGACAATGACGGGGGTGGTGTTGCCCAGCTCCAGGGTCAGCTTCTTGATCCCCACCACCCGGGTCAGGCGCTCCCCGACGGCGCGGCTTCCGGTGAAACTCACCTTCCCCACCCCCGGATGGGCCGCCAGCCACTCCCCGACGGTGCCCCCGGGCCCGAAGATCAGGTTGAAGCCTCCGGCCGGCACCCCGGCGGCCTCCAGGACCCGGGCGAGCAGGACGGCGGTGAGGGGGGTGGCGCTGGCCGGCTTGAGCACCACGGCGTTCCCCGCCGCCAGGGCGGGGGCCACTTTGTGGGCCACCAGGTTGAGGGGGAAGTTGAAGGGGGAGATGGCCGCCACCACCCCCACCGGCCGCCGCACGTAGAACCCGAAATATCCTTCCCCTGCGGGCACCGCGTCCAAGGGGATCACCTCCCCCTCGATCCGCCGGGCCTCCTCCGCGGCGATGGTGAAGGTCCAGATGGCCCGCTCCACCTCCGCGCGGGCCCACTTCAGCGCCTTCCCCGCCTCCGCGGCGATCAGCCGGGCGAACTCCTCCTTCCGCTCGCGGATCATCCCCGCCGCCCGCAGCAGGATCTCTGCTCGACGCCAGGCCGGAAGGGCGGCCATCGCCTTCGCGCCCTCCTGGGCCGCGGCCACCGCCGCATCCACGTCTTCCCGCCGCGCCTCGGGCACCTCCCCGATCACCTCGCCGGTGTATTTGTCCCGCACCGGGATCGGCGCCCCTCCATCCACCCACTGGCCCCCGATGAAGAGCCGGGCTGGGCCGAAGGTCACACGCTCCCGCACCATGGCGCGCCTCCTCGCTCGGGATAGGATCGGACCTCGTGGAGCCCTTGTCTGTCTACCAGGTTACCACGGATCTGCAGGGCCTTGAACCCAGCGCCTCAAAAGATCCCCACCTCCGGCGGCGGGGTGATGGCCTCGCCCGGGAACGTCCAGATGGGATCCAGGATTCGGAAGGGATAGTCCGGATGGGACTTGGTCTCCCCCCAGACCACATCCGCCACCACCTGATGGTCCTCCCGACGCAGCGTGATCCGACCCATGGGAGCCTCGTAGCCAATGCCCTCCAGGTAAGGGATCAGGCCTTCCGGCTCCAGTGTCCCGGCCCGCCGGATCGCCCCGGCCAGCAGGCGGAGGCCCAGGTAGGCGTTCTGGGCGTTGTAGCTGGGATAGCGGCCGTAGCGCCGGAAGTACGCCTCGACGAAGCGCCGGTTCTCCGGGGTGTCCGGCCACCGAAACCAGTAACGCGTGCCCACCCACAGTCCCTGAGGCATCTCCTCGCCTAAGGCTTCCAGCACCTCCAGGGCGGCCCCCAGCTCCATAAAGACCGCGCAGCGCCGGAACAGCCCCATGGCCTGCCCCTGGCGGATCAGGCGGACCAGGTCGCCGCCCCACGAGGAGATCCAGAGGGCCTCCGCCCCCGAGCGCATCGCCTGCCGGATCCAGGGAGTGAGGTCTTCCGCCCCCGGCGGATGGAAGATCCCTTCGGGGAGGAGCTCGGCCTCCGGCTTGAGCTCCCGGAGGAAGCGAGAGAAATAGGCCCAGGAGAAGTAACCGAAGGAGTAGTCCGGGCCCAGAGTGGTCCATGTGATATACGGCAAGGGGGCCACCAGGAGGGCGCCCGCCCGGGCGTTCTGGGCCACATTGATGCTGCAGCGGAACACATAGGGGTTGAAGAGCTCGCCAGTGATGCGGGGGCTAGCGGCGTGCGTGACCATCAACACGCACCGGAGCTCCGGGAGCAAAGGGACCACCGCCTCGGCGACGGCGCTGGAGTCGATGCCGATGAACAGGCGGACGCCGAGCTCCCGCGCCATACGGCGGACGACCTCCACGGCGTGGGCGGGGCTTTTCTCGTCCTCGATGAGCAGCTCCACCGGCCGCCCCAGGAGACCGCCGGTGGCGTTGATCTCCTCCGCCGCCAGCTCCAGGCCCTGCCGCGCGGAGGCCCCATAGGCGGCCGCCGCCCCGGAGAGGGCATACAGGGCGCCGATGCGGACCGCTCGCTCCGAGAGGCCCATCTCACTGCCCTCCCTCGCCGGGATCCTGGATCTCTCCCCGCTCGATGGTGTAGATGCGCTCCGCCAGGGCGCTGATCCGGTGGAGATCGGACTCCGCCACCAGCACCGCTATGCCCTCCGTCCGCAGGCTTTGCAAGATCTCCCCCAGACGAAGCGCCATGGCGGGCGACAGCCCCTCGAAGGGTTCGTCCAGGAGCAGCAGACGGGTCCCGTGCATCAGCGCCCGGGCCAGGGCCACCAGCTTCTGCTGGCCCCCGCTGAGCTGGGCGGCCCGCCGCTCGGCCAGCTCCGCCACCTCCGGCATCCGTTCATAGACCCAGCGGAGACGCTCCGGGGCCCCAGGAAGGCCGATGGCCCACGCCGGCAGCAACAGGTTCTCCTCTACCGTCAGCGGCCCGATCAGCCGGCGGTCCTCCGGCATGTAGCCGATCCCCAGGGCAGCCCGCCGATGGGCCGGCAGGGGACGGAGATCCTGTCCCTCCAGGCGGAGGCTCCCGCCCTGGAGCGGGACCAGCCCCATGATGGTCCGCAGGGTGGTGGTTTTGCCAGCCCCGTTACGGCCCACCAGGCCGGTGATCTGGCCCGGGAAGGCCTGCAGGCTTACGCCTCGCAGGATCGGGAAGCCCCCCAGGGAGACGCGCACGTCCTCGAGCTCCAGCATAGGGCTTACTCCCATCCCAGCACCGCGCGGCGGATCTGGGCGTCGGCGAAAAGGGCCTGCGGGTCGCCGTCCGCCACCACGCGGCCGTTGTGGAAAACCAGCACCCGCTGGGCGTAGCGATACACCACCTCCATGTCGTGCTCCACGAAGAGAGTGGTCACCCCGGCGCGCCCCAGGACCTCCATCAGGATCTCCATGACCCCGAATTTGTCCTGGGTGCTCACCCCGCTGGTGGGCTCGTCCATCAGCAGCACCGTCGGCCGCAGGGCCAGCGCCATGGCCACGTCCAGGAGCTTCCGCCCCCCTTCCGGCAGCTCCCTCACCGGGCGCCGGGCATAGTCGGCGAGCCGGAAGGCAGCCAGCAGCTCCATCGCCTCGGCCACCGCGTGGTCCCGCCCCAGCGGCCCCCAGAAGTCCAGCCCCCGCCCGGAGCGGGCGGCGATGGCCAGCAGGAGGTTCTCCAGGACGGTCAGCCCGGGGTAGAGCTGGGGGATCTGGAAGGAACGCACAATGCCCATCCGGGTGATGGTCCGCGGCGGGAGCCCGGTGATGTCCACCCCCCGATACAGAATCCGACCCCGGTCCGGGCGGACGTAGCCGGTGATCAAATTGAGGAACGTGGTCTTCCCAGCCCCGTTGGGCCCCACCAGGCCCACCCGTTCCCCGGGGCGGATCTGCACGTTCACGTCCTCGGCAGCCACCACCCGACCGAAGGTTCGGGTCAGGCCCCGCGTTTCCAGGACCACATCCATCCGGACATCCTCCGCGTGATGAGCTCGTAGAGGGACCAGAGCCCTCCGGGGGCGAACCCCACGATGGCCAGCATGATCAATCCCAGCCCCATCTGCCAGGTGTAAGGGATGTATTTATAGGCATAGGTCCGGAGGAACTCGAAGACGATGGATCCCACCAGCGGGGCGAAGACGTTCCCCGTCCCCCCGAGCAGGGCGACGAAGACGAACTCCCCTGAGGTGGTCCAGTAGGCCAGGTTCGGGTCGATGTGGCCCACGCTCATCGCGCTCAGGGCCCCGCCCAGCCCGCCCATGGCCCCCACGAGGAGCACCGTGATATAGAGGGCACGGCTCACCGAAAGCCCCAGGTATTCCACCCGCACCTCGTTGTCCCGGATGGCCCGCACGGTGTAGCCCAGGGGGGATTGGAGATACCGGAAGATCAGGAAGACCATCACCGCTGTGCAGGCGAGGGTGAACAGATAAAGGGCGGAGCCCAGATGCTCCTCGGGGGGGCTCCAGCCCAGAAAGGTCGGAGGGGGGATGCGCAGCCCGTCGGTGCCTCCGGTGATCCAATAGGCCTTCACCAGGACGCCGTAGAGGATCATCGAGAAGGCCAGGGTGAGCATGGCGAAGAAGATCCCCCGGTAGCGGGCCAGCAGCGGCCCGGTGAGGGCCGCGATCCCCAGGCCTGCTCCGGCCCCCAGGGCCACTCCCACGAGGGCGTCCCGAAGCCCCAGGTCCCGCACAGCGAACCCCACCGCGTAGGCCCCGGCGGCGAAGAAGAGCCCCTGTCCGAAGGAGACCAGCCCGGCCTGCATCAGCAGCACCACCCCCAGCACCAGCAGCCCGCGGGCCAGGGCCAGGGTGAGCAGGAACCGGCTCCAGCCGGGCAGGAGGAGCCCCAGCCCGGCCATCCCCGCGATCAGGATCAGCCCTCCGAAGGGGCGGAGCTTCATACCCGTCGCACCTCCTCCATCCCGAACAGGCCGTGCGGCCGAAGGAGCAGCACCATCGCCATGACGAGATAGATGGCGAAGAGCTCCAGCGCCGGGATCCGGTGCACCATCAGGGAGCGGACCAGGCCCACCAGGAGGGCGCCGGCCGCCGAGCCCTCCAGGCTCCCCAGCCCCCCGATCACCACCACCGCGAAGGCGAGGACGATCACCTCCACGGAGAGGCCGGGGACCACGGAGATCATCGGGGCGGTGAAGGCGCCCCCTAAGGCGGCCAGGACGGCCCCCAAGGTGAAGGTGAGCAAGGAAACCCGGGGGACGTTCACGCCCATCGCGGCGCTGATCTCGGGATCATGGATCATGGCCACCACCAGCCGGCCGATGCGGGTGCTGTGGATGAAGAGATAAAGCGATCCACCGGCCAGCAGCGCGACCCCGAGCAACAAGAAGCTGTAGCCCGGATACGGGATGCCCCCCAGCTGGACGATCCCCAGCAACCCGTAGGGCTTGTAGGCGTAGTAGGGGTTCACCCCCCACACGAGCTTCATGAGATCTTCCAGGATCAAGAAGAGGGCGTAGGTGGCCAGGAGCTGGTAGACGGGATCGCGTCCGTAAATCCATCGCAACAGCCCTCGCTCGATGAGGGGGCCGGCGACGGCTCCCACCACCAGGGCGGCCCCCAGCAGGGCCAGATAGCTCCCCAAGGGCCAAAGCCCCCGGTCAAAGTAAACGAGCACCACCGAGGCAGCCGCGTAGGCCCCCAGTGCGTAGAGGCTGCCGTGGGCCAGGTTCAGGATGCGCAGCACCCCGTAGATCAGGGTGAGCCCCGCGGAGATCAGAAAGAGCCACGAGGCATACACCAGCCCATCCGTCAGGATGATCAGCGCCGTCTCCATCCACGCCCCTCCGCGTCGGGAGGGGGGCAGGGCCTGCGCCCTCGCCCCCCTCCCTTAATGGAAATTACGGGCACTTCGCCCCGGGGAACCCCTGGGCGATCCAGTCGGGGGTCTTCATCCCGTCGGGCGGGTTCACGCACTCCGCGGGGAACTCCATCACATCTGTGAGCTTCACCTCCCCGGTCGCCGGATCGAAGTCCCCTGTGATCCCCAGGACGATCGGCTCCACCGCCTGATGGCCCTTCCCCAGGGCCATGCGGATCGTCCCGCTGGGGGTCTCGAACTCCAGATACTCGAAGGCCGCGATCACCTGATCCACTGTCGGCCACTTCCCGCCGTTGGCGGCGATGGCCTTCTCATAGGCGGCCTTCACGCCCAGGATGGCCTGGGCGATGTGGTAGGAGGGGTAGACCGGGCGGACCACATAGCGGTCCTTATAGATCTTCACGAACCAGTCGTTGAGAGGCGTCTTCGGGGCCAGGGCCCCGTGAGGCCCC
It contains:
- a CDS encoding aldehyde dehydrogenase family protein gives rise to the protein MVRERVTFGPARLFIGGQWVDGGAPIPVRDKYTGEVIGEVPEARREDVDAAVAAAQEGAKAMAALPAWRRAEILLRAAGMIRERKEEFARLIAAEAGKALKWARAEVERAIWTFTIAAEEARRIEGEVIPLDAVPAGEGYFGFYVRRPVGVVAAISPFNFPLNLVAHKVAPALAAGNAVVLKPASATPLTAVLLARVLEAAGVPAGGFNLIFGPGGTVGEWLAAHPGVGKVSFTGSRAVGERLTRVVGIKKLTLELGNTTPVIVAEDVQDLDWVARRLAVGAFYNSGQVCISVQRIYGVRRIFEPLVETFSRAASEMVVGDPLDERVDVGPLIDEREAMRVEGWIQEALGGGAQAVTGGRREGPVVWPTVLIRVRPEMRVVREEVFGPVASVLEADDFEEAIAAANATEYGLQVAVFTRDINRVLRAVQGLDFGGIIINDTPSFRADHMPYGGVKGSGLGREGLRYAIEEMTNVHMVVIRPAP
- a CDS encoding ABC transporter substrate-binding protein, giving the protein MGLSERAVRIGALYALSGAAAAYGASARQGLELAAEEINATGGLLGRPVELLIEDEKSPAHAVEVVRRMARELGVRLFIGIDSSAVAEAVVPLLPELRCVLMVTHAASPRITGELFNPYVFRCSINVAQNARAGALLVAPLPYITWTTLGPDYSFGYFSWAYFSRFLRELKPEAELLPEGIFHPPGAEDLTPWIRQAMRSGAEALWISSWGGDLVRLIRQGQAMGLFRRCAVFMELGAALEVLEALGEEMPQGLWVGTRYWFRWPDTPENRRFVEAYFRRYGRYPSYNAQNAYLGLRLLAGAIRRAGTLEPEGLIPYLEGIGYEAPMGRITLRREDHQVVADVVWGETKSHPDYPFRILDPIWTFPGEAITPPPEVGIF
- a CDS encoding ABC transporter ATP-binding protein, with the translated sequence MLELEDVRVSLGGFPILRGVSLQAFPGQITGLVGRNGAGKTTTLRTIMGLVPLQGGSLRLEGQDLRPLPAHRRAALGIGYMPEDRRLIGPLTVEENLLLPAWAIGLPGAPERLRWVYERMPEVAELAERRAAQLSGGQQKLVALARALMHGTRLLLLDEPFEGLSPAMALRLGEILQSLRTEGIAVLVAESDLHRISALAERIYTIERGEIQDPGEGGQ
- a CDS encoding ABC transporter ATP-binding protein, coding for MDVVLETRGLTRTFGRVVAAEDVNVQIRPGERVGLVGPNGAGKTTFLNLITGYVRPDRGRILYRGVDITGLPPRTITRMGIVRSFQIPQLYPGLTVLENLLLAIAARSGRGLDFWGPLGRDHAVAEAMELLAAFRLADYARRPVRELPEGGRKLLDVAMALALRPTVLLMDEPTSGVSTQDKFGVMEILMEVLGRAGVTTLFVEHDMEVVYRYAQRVLVFHNGRVVADGDPQALFADAQIRRAVLGWE
- a CDS encoding branched-chain amino acid ABC transporter permease is translated as MKLRPFGGLILIAGMAGLGLLLPGWSRFLLTLALARGLLVLGVVLLMQAGLVSFGQGLFFAAGAYAVGFAVRDLGLRDALVGVALGAGAGLGIAALTGPLLARYRGIFFAMLTLAFSMILYGVLVKAYWITGGTDGLRIPPPTFLGWSPPEEHLGSALYLFTLACTAVMVFLIFRYLQSPLGYTVRAIRDNEVRVEYLGLSVSRALYITVLLVGAMGGLGGALSAMSVGHIDPNLAYWTTSGEFVFVALLGGTGNVFAPLVGSIVFEFLRTYAYKYIPYTWQMGLGLIMLAIVGFAPGGLWSLYELITRRMSGWMWSWKRGA
- a CDS encoding branched-chain amino acid ABC transporter permease, translated to METALIILTDGLVYASWLFLISAGLTLIYGVLRILNLAHGSLYALGAYAAASVVLVYFDRGLWPLGSYLALLGAALVVGAVAGPLIERGLLRWIYGRDPVYQLLATYALFLILEDLMKLVWGVNPYYAYKPYGLLGIVQLGGIPYPGYSFLLLGVALLAGGSLYLFIHSTRIGRLVVAMIHDPEISAAMGVNVPRVSLLTFTLGAVLAALGGAFTAPMISVVPGLSVEVIVLAFAVVVIGGLGSLEGSAAGALLVGLVRSLMVHRIPALELFAIYLVMAMVLLLRPHGLFGMEEVRRV